The following proteins are encoded in a genomic region of Oncorhynchus kisutch isolate 150728-3 linkage group LG18, Okis_V2, whole genome shotgun sequence:
- the LOC109909245 gene encoding uncharacterized protein LOC109909245 isoform X2: protein MNLFCFSLEGSMGSLYEAVQDSSDAQVYTNPSCSSSRSSSRSCSPAVLLNEKLRGSGRSISMEISQMQNNTDKKKRRTHISKSASDNGTLDHAAASGNTALWLPAKVPPENDLDLVHIENNQNEEMVKPMLRTEVQTKAMIRTNAKTKVGRGGRKSSIKKNEKPPTPPTTQMIVHDNGEVARPRMPIKRSQKPGSPKPGSQKPGSQKPGSQKHGSQKHGSQKPGNQKTCKKGSTKNGKEWAKKNQDTTRSKELRKSTTDHDTYGPIPVMAGPYLDVVRRSAADCESVLPSAQENATLAPGAMELRTGPGGPGAHPRNHCWSNPAENVQACGTSYHICCRPLTDYPVYAHDYTLPRAKDKHQDLYQDESLKRDPSPQGVSLSVTDLDLCNPNVS from the exons ggGTTCTATGGGCAGTCTGTATGAGGCTGTGCAGGACTCCAGTGATGCCCAGGTCTACACCAACCCCAGCTGTTCCTCCAGCCGTTCCTCCAGCCGCTCCTGTAGCCCCGCCGTGCTGCTGAATGAAAAGTTGCGTGGCTCGGGACGATCCATCTCCAtg GAGATCTCCCAGATGCAGAACAACACCGACAAAAAGAAAAGAAG AACACATATATCCAAATCAGCATCAGATAACGGAACATTAG ATCATGCCGCTGCCAGCGGCAATACTGCTCTCTGGCTGCCCGCCAAAGTCCCTCCAGAAAACGATTTAGATTTAGTCCACATTGAGAACAATCAAAACGAAG AGATGGTCAAGCCCATGCTCAGAACTGAGGTCCAGACCAAAGCCATGATCAGAACCAATGCCAAGACCAAAGTAGGAAGAGGAGGACGCAAGTCGAGCATAAAGAAGAATGAAAAACCACCAACCCCACCAACAACTCAG ATG ATTGTCCATGACAACGGGGAAGTGGCCAGGCCCAGAATGCCAATCAAAAGGAGTCAAAAGCCTGGGAGTCCAAAGCCTGGGAGTCAAAAGCCTGGGAGTCAAAAGCCTGGGAGTCAAAAGCATGGGAGTCAAAAGCATGGGAGTCAAAAGCCTGGGAATCAGAAGACTTGTAAGAAAGGGAGTACAAAAAATGGAAAAGAATGGGCCAAGAAAAATCAGGACACCACACGAAGTAAGGAACTCAGAAAATCTACCACAGACCACGACACTTATG GGCCCATCCCAGTGATGGCAGGACCGTATCTGGATGTGGTCCGGAGGTCAGCTGCTGATTGTGAGTCTGTACTACCATCAGCCCAGGAGAATGCTACCCTAGCCCCGGGTGCCATGGAGCTGAGGACCGGGCCTGGAGGCCCTGGAGCTCATCCTAGGAACCATTGCTGGAGTAACCCAGCTGAGAACGTTCAGGCCTGTGGGACATCCTACCACATCTGCTGCAGGCCCCTCACAGACTACCCCGTTTATGCCCATGACTACACCCTGCCCCGGGCCAAGGACAAACACCAGGATCTGTACCAAGATGAGAGCCTGAAACGAGACCCCTCGCCccagggtgtctctctctctgttactgatTTGGACCTCTGCAACCCCAATGTGAGTTAA
- the LOC109909245 gene encoding uncharacterized protein LOC109909245 isoform X1, translating to MNLFCFSLEGSMGSLYEAVQDSSDAQVYTNPSCSSSRSSSRSCSPAVLLNEKLRGSGRSISMEISQMQNNTDKKKRRTHISKSASDNGTLDHAAASGNTALWLPAKVPPENDLDLVHIENNQNEEMVKPMLRTEVQTKAMIRTNAKTKVGRGGRKSSIKKNEKPPTPPTTQMIVHDNGEVARPRMPIKRSQKPGSPKPGSQKPGSQKPGSQKHGSQKHGSQKPGNQKTCKKGSTKNGKEWAKKNQDTTRSKELRKSTTDHDTYAGPIPVMAGPYLDVVRRSAADCESVLPSAQENATLAPGAMELRTGPGGPGAHPRNHCWSNPAENVQACGTSYHICCRPLTDYPVYAHDYTLPRAKDKHQDLYQDESLKRDPSPQGVSLSVTDLDLCNPNVS from the exons ggGTTCTATGGGCAGTCTGTATGAGGCTGTGCAGGACTCCAGTGATGCCCAGGTCTACACCAACCCCAGCTGTTCCTCCAGCCGTTCCTCCAGCCGCTCCTGTAGCCCCGCCGTGCTGCTGAATGAAAAGTTGCGTGGCTCGGGACGATCCATCTCCAtg GAGATCTCCCAGATGCAGAACAACACCGACAAAAAGAAAAGAAG AACACATATATCCAAATCAGCATCAGATAACGGAACATTAG ATCATGCCGCTGCCAGCGGCAATACTGCTCTCTGGCTGCCCGCCAAAGTCCCTCCAGAAAACGATTTAGATTTAGTCCACATTGAGAACAATCAAAACGAAG AGATGGTCAAGCCCATGCTCAGAACTGAGGTCCAGACCAAAGCCATGATCAGAACCAATGCCAAGACCAAAGTAGGAAGAGGAGGACGCAAGTCGAGCATAAAGAAGAATGAAAAACCACCAACCCCACCAACAACTCAG ATG ATTGTCCATGACAACGGGGAAGTGGCCAGGCCCAGAATGCCAATCAAAAGGAGTCAAAAGCCTGGGAGTCCAAAGCCTGGGAGTCAAAAGCCTGGGAGTCAAAAGCCTGGGAGTCAAAAGCATGGGAGTCAAAAGCATGGGAGTCAAAAGCCTGGGAATCAGAAGACTTGTAAGAAAGGGAGTACAAAAAATGGAAAAGAATGGGCCAAGAAAAATCAGGACACCACACGAAGTAAGGAACTCAGAAAATCTACCACAGACCACGACACTTATG CAGGGCCCATCCCAGTGATGGCAGGACCGTATCTGGATGTGGTCCGGAGGTCAGCTGCTGATTGTGAGTCTGTACTACCATCAGCCCAGGAGAATGCTACCCTAGCCCCGGGTGCCATGGAGCTGAGGACCGGGCCTGGAGGCCCTGGAGCTCATCCTAGGAACCATTGCTGGAGTAACCCAGCTGAGAACGTTCAGGCCTGTGGGACATCCTACCACATCTGCTGCAGGCCCCTCACAGACTACCCCGTTTATGCCCATGACTACACCCTGCCCCGGGCCAAGGACAAACACCAGGATCTGTACCAAGATGAGAGCCTGAAACGAGACCCCTCGCCccagggtgtctctctctctgttactgatTTGGACCTCTGCAACCCCAATGTGAGTTAA
- the LOC109909246 gene encoding SAM domain-containing protein SAMSN-1 isoform X1 translates to MLQRAASNVSDKPKPSKPKRSTSFGRFDGIRQPSPARLEENVTKVTEESGCESSDQTKQGSLGKKMKAISLTMRRKMGKKHFKTFSEEAGEDTDRDLEEETESSPPVEKGSEETSNSLESLCSGQSSSSSGGLASVSDGSSTRDSLRLEEDGSYNGHFCGRARVHTDFFPSPYDTDSLKLKVGDIISIISKPPMGIWTGILNNKVGNFKFIYVDMLMEKEREEEAPKIRPQRMSKRPRPKTLLELLERLHLEEYASALLLNGYQTVEDLRHLQEKHLIELNVMNPEHRVRLLAAVDCRYTESDDVRESEEPSSSHSLKVEKSDCPRDSGCFILSECSENSKEDTESQPVTH, encoded by the exons ATGCTACAGAGGGCAGCCTCAAATGTTTCAGACAAACCAAAGCCCAGTAAACCAAAG CGCTCCACCAGTTTTGGGCGATTTGACGGCATCAGACAACCATCACCAGCCAGACTAGAGGAAAATGTAACAAAAGTGACAGAGGAGTCTGGATGTGAGAGTTCTGATCAGACCAAACAAGGCAGCCTGGGGAAGAAGATGAAGGCCATCTCTCTAACCATGCGCAGGAAGATGGGCAAGAAGCACTTCAAAACCTTCTCTGAGGAAGCT GGTgaggacactgacagagacctagaggaggaaacagagagcaGTCCTCCTGTTGAGAAAGGCTCTGAAGAGACCAGCAACTCTCTGGAGAGCCTCTGCAGCGGACAGAGCTCCTCCA GCTCAGGTGGTTTGGCCAGCGTCTCAGATGGCTCCAGTACCAGAGACAGTCTGAGACTAGAAGAGGACGGCTCCTACAACGGACACTTCTGTGGTAGAGCACGGGTCCACACAGACTTTTTTCCCAGCCCATATGACACTGACTCCCTCAAACTCAAG GTTGGAGACATTATCAGCATCATCAGTAAACCTCCCATGGGCATATGGACAGGGATTCTGAACAACAAAGTGGGCAATTTCAAGTTCATCTATGTTGACATGCTcatggagaaagaaagagaggaggaggcgcCAAAGATCAGGCCTCAGAGGATGAGCAAGAGACCACGACCAAAGACACTACTGGAACTACTGGAGCGGCTACATCTAGAG GAGTATGCATCTGCACTGCTTCTGAATGGCTACCAGACAGTAGAGGACCTGAGGCACCTGCAGGAGAAACACCTTATAGAGTTGAACGTGATGAATCCAGAACACAGAGTCAGGCTGCTGGCTGCTGTCGACTGCAGATATACAGAGA GCGATGATGTGAGGGAGAGTGAGGAGCCCTCTTCATCACACAGTTTGAAGGTGGAGAAGAGCGACTGTCCAAGAGACTCAGGCTGCTTTATTCTATCAGAGTGCTCTGAAAACAGCAAAGAGGACACAGAGAGCCAACCAGTCACACACTGA
- the LOC109909246 gene encoding SAM domain-containing protein SAMSN-1 isoform X2, translating to MLQRAASNVSDKPKPSKPKRSTSFGRFDGIRQPSPARLEENVTKVTEESGCESSDQTKQGSLGKKMKAISLTMRRKMGKKHFKTFSEEAGEDTDRDLEEETESSPPVEKGSEETSNSLESLCSGQSSSSGLASVSDGSSTRDSLRLEEDGSYNGHFCGRARVHTDFFPSPYDTDSLKLKVGDIISIISKPPMGIWTGILNNKVGNFKFIYVDMLMEKEREEEAPKIRPQRMSKRPRPKTLLELLERLHLEEYASALLLNGYQTVEDLRHLQEKHLIELNVMNPEHRVRLLAAVDCRYTESDDVRESEEPSSSHSLKVEKSDCPRDSGCFILSECSENSKEDTESQPVTH from the exons ATGCTACAGAGGGCAGCCTCAAATGTTTCAGACAAACCAAAGCCCAGTAAACCAAAG CGCTCCACCAGTTTTGGGCGATTTGACGGCATCAGACAACCATCACCAGCCAGACTAGAGGAAAATGTAACAAAAGTGACAGAGGAGTCTGGATGTGAGAGTTCTGATCAGACCAAACAAGGCAGCCTGGGGAAGAAGATGAAGGCCATCTCTCTAACCATGCGCAGGAAGATGGGCAAGAAGCACTTCAAAACCTTCTCTGAGGAAGCT GGTgaggacactgacagagacctagaggaggaaacagagagcaGTCCTCCTGTTGAGAAAGGCTCTGAAGAGACCAGCAACTCTCTGGAGAGCCTCTGCAGCGGACAGAGCTCCTCCA GTGGTTTGGCCAGCGTCTCAGATGGCTCCAGTACCAGAGACAGTCTGAGACTAGAAGAGGACGGCTCCTACAACGGACACTTCTGTGGTAGAGCACGGGTCCACACAGACTTTTTTCCCAGCCCATATGACACTGACTCCCTCAAACTCAAG GTTGGAGACATTATCAGCATCATCAGTAAACCTCCCATGGGCATATGGACAGGGATTCTGAACAACAAAGTGGGCAATTTCAAGTTCATCTATGTTGACATGCTcatggagaaagaaagagaggaggaggcgcCAAAGATCAGGCCTCAGAGGATGAGCAAGAGACCACGACCAAAGACACTACTGGAACTACTGGAGCGGCTACATCTAGAG GAGTATGCATCTGCACTGCTTCTGAATGGCTACCAGACAGTAGAGGACCTGAGGCACCTGCAGGAGAAACACCTTATAGAGTTGAACGTGATGAATCCAGAACACAGAGTCAGGCTGCTGGCTGCTGTCGACTGCAGATATACAGAGA GCGATGATGTGAGGGAGAGTGAGGAGCCCTCTTCATCACACAGTTTGAAGGTGGAGAAGAGCGACTGTCCAAGAGACTCAGGCTGCTTTATTCTATCAGAGTGCTCTGAAAACAGCAAAGAGGACACAGAGAGCCAACCAGTCACACACTGA
- the hspa13 gene encoding heat shock 70 kDa protein 13, with the protein MAGEMSMIGSVILALFLAGYLGQQYLPPPKPKVIGLDLGTTFCSVGVFHPGTGNVEVIGDEEGRKSIPSAVSFTSTEVLAGHEGQNLADSNPENTIYDAKRFIGKIFEQELLEQESARYPFKVINNNGSAEFFVTTNQTFTVTPEFIGSRLLLKMRKMAERHLGVPIQRAVISVPAEFDERQRNYTIRAANLAGLDILRVINEPTAAAMAYGLHKVDVFNVLVVDLGGGTLDVSLLNKQGGMFLTRAMAGNNKLGGQDFSQRLLQYTMERVRQQYGVPPTLKEDIHHLRQAVEAAKLNLTLQPSADLRVPLHLEPQGDAKQPPQGPTEDPIPVVFQAVITRELFEELNADLFQKILAPVETVLAEGHLGKEEVDEIVLVGGSTRIPRIRKLISEYFGKEPNTSVDPDLAVVTGVAIQAGIMGGSWPLQVSAIEIPNRHLRKTVFN; encoded by the exons ATGGCTGGGGAAATGTCTATGATCG GATCGGTCATTCTGGCTTTATTTCTGGCTGGCTATCTGGGCCAGCAGTATCTGCCTCCACCGAAACCCAAAGTGATCGGCCTAGATCTGGGGACCACTTTCTGCTCCGTAGGAGTATTCCACCCGGGTACCGGGAATGTGGAGGTGATAGGGGATGAGGAGGGGCGGAAGAGCATCCCGAGTGCGGTGTCGTTCACATCTACCGAAGTCCTCGCCGGTCACGAGGGTCAGAATCTGGCCGACAGCAATCCTGAAAACACCATCTATGATGCCAAGCGGTTTATTGGAAAGATATTCGAACAAGAGCTCCTTGAGCAGGAAAGTGCTCGTTATCCATTCAAG GTGATAAACAACAATGGCAGTGCAGAGTTCTTTGTCACCACCAACCAGACGTTCACAGTTACTCCTGAATTCATTGGTTCTCGGCTGCTTCTGAAGATGAGGAAGATGGCGGAGCGTCACCTGGGTGTCCCCATTCAGAGGGCTGTTATCTCTGTCCCTGCTGAGTTTGATGAGAGACAGAGGAACTACACCATCAGGGCTGCCAACCTGGCCG GACTGGACATCCTGCGTGTGATCAACGAGCCCACAGCTGCAGCGATGGCGTATGGGTTACACAAGGTGGACGTGTTCAACGTGCTGGTGGTAGACCTGGGAGGAGGAACGCTGGATGTCTCTCTGCTCAACAAACAGGGGGGCATGTTCCTCACCAGAGCCATGGCAG GTAACAACAAGCTGGGGGGACAGGACTTCAGCCAGAGACTGCTCCAGTACACCATGGAGAGGGTCCGCCAGCAGTACGGCGTTCCCCCCACCCTCAAAGAGGACATCCACCATCTCCGCCAGGCCGTGGAGGCAGCCAAGCTCAACCTCACCCTGCAGCCCAGCGCCGACCTCAGGGTACCCCTGCACCTGGAGCCCCAAGGAGACGCCAAGCAACCCCCACAGGGGCCCACCGAGGACCCAATCCCAGTCGTCTTCCAAGCAGTCATAACCCGTGAGCTGTTTGAAGAGTTGAACGCCGACCTCTTCCAGAAGATTCTGGCGCCTGTAGAGACAGTGCTGGCCGAGGGCCACCtggggaaggaggaggtggaTGAGATAGTTCTGGTGGGAGGCTCCACACGCATCCCTAGGATCAGGAAGCTGATCAGTGAGTACTTTGGGAAGGAGCCCAACACCTCAGTGGACCCAGACTTGGCAGTGGTGACTGGGGTGGCCATCCAGGCTGGCATCATGGGGGGCTCCTGGCCCCTACAGGTCAGCGCTATAGAGATCCCCAACAGACACCTCCGCAAGACCGTCTTCAATTGA